CAAGACCACGAACATAACAACACATAGAGGAACTATTACAACTTCCCCTCCAATCATGTTAAACTATAATAAACTAAGAATTAATATCTCTTTATGAAAAAAATAGCATTTCTATCTGGCTTAACTGCCCTACTAGTCGCTTCGGGTTTAAGTGGCTATGCAATCGTAAAAAAATCAGACTGCAACCCAGACCTAGCAAATCCCCAAGAATACCAAATAGAAAATGTTATTGATGGTGATACCCTAAAAATAAAATACCAAGACGGCAAAACCGACCGCCTCCGTCTCCTTAGCATCAACGCCCCCGAGATAGACGAATGCTACGGGAAGGAATCAAAGAAAGCCCTAGAAAAATTAATCAAAAACCAAGAACTAAGATTCGACAAAGATATTTCTGGCCTCGATATTTACGACCGCCTTCTTCGTTACATAACAATCATCTCCCCCGACCCCAAAGAAGATAATACCCTCGTAAACTATTATCTCGTCCGCAACGGCTTTGCCTTCCATTATTCAAATCCACCAGACAATCGTTACAAAGACATGCTCATATCAGCCCAAAGAGAAGCCAAAAAAGAAAAACTCGGAATGTGGGAAGCCTGCGATTATAATAAAAGTAAAGAAGAGGAAGACAATACAAATGAAAGAGAAAAAGACTCAGGACCAACAGACCCCAATTGCATCATAAAAGCCAACATCTCAGAAAAAGGTTACGGCAAAACATACCTAATCCCAGGATGCGACAACTACAACAGTGTGAAGATAGATGAGAAAAAAGGCGAAGCATATTTCTGCACAGAAAAAGAAGCCCAAAAAGCCGGCTTCCGAAAAGCCACAAACTGCCCAGCATCAGAATAATAAATTTTGTAAAACATGAGCATCTAAAAAACACCTAGCGATAGGTGTTTTTTGTGAACAATGGATGGTCATTGAAGAAGTAAATGCCATGTTGTAATATTATTTAATACTAGAGATAGTTTAACAAAACTAATCGTCTTCACTCGGCATCAATAAAATTTTTGTTAACTCCTCTAGTTTAAAAGCATTATCAATTTTTTTAATATACACACGGTATGTTTTTAAGCACTGTGATATCATAAATGAGTAAAACGTCTCCATCCTTCCTTCAGCAGCCTTGCTAAATGCATTGTTTTGAGCCATTCGGTTAATATTCCAAATAATTATAGGATGATACCTGTTGTTTTTTAAAATTTTGTTCATTATCAATCTACCTGTTCTTCCGTTCCCATCAATAAAAGGATGGATTTTTTCATAATCATAATAAAATTTAAATGCCAATTCTGGAGGATAATATTTGTCTTTATTTTTTATATACCAACCAAACAGATCGTCAAGAGCTTTTTCAATTTTCTCCCACTCTAAACACTCCATATTGCCTGCAATAACCCTTCCCTTTCTTAGACCTAGTTTTTTTGGCTCGTGTTTCAAGAGTGTTGAATGGAGTTTAATTAATGAGGCCTTAGAGAAATTAAACGATTTATCAACAAATTTAATAGCATTAATTGTGTTGTTTACCTCATCGATTTTAAGCTTTTTACCAGGATCTCCAGCAACAATTTGGGCAATATTTTCCCTCGGGACTTTACTCCCCTCAATTTTGTTTGAGTTATAAATAAAGTCTATCATAAAAGCTCTCTCTAGCGCTGAATCGCCAATATTTCCCATATCTTCTTTTTTTCTAAAAAACATGGCTCTTAGTTTTTCGAGTTTATCGATTCCAACATATTTAATAAGCTTTTTATCAACAACCTTGTTTGTCCAATAGTCGGTTCGTTCTTTTATTTCTAGGGTTGTAATATTATAAATAAAATCACTTAATCTTTTTGGATCCGGACCCGGGACGTCTGTTGACCCCAAAATCTTTCTTTTTATAATAGACTTATTTTTGTCAATATATATGCTTGCCGAAGCATACCAATATTCATTTTTTCCACTTTTTAACTTGTATGTTTTCATATAATAGTTATGTAAACTTATATCATAATTATTATACCAAATATAAGAGAAAAGTAAAGGTAAAATATGCAAAGATATTGAATT
This Patescibacteria group bacterium DNA region includes the following protein-coding sequences:
- a CDS encoding thermonuclease family protein, producing MKKIAFLSGLTALLVASGLSGYAIVKKSDCNPDLANPQEYQIENVIDGDTLKIKYQDGKTDRLRLLSINAPEIDECYGKESKKALEKLIKNQELRFDKDISGLDIYDRLLRYITIISPDPKEDNTLVNYYLVRNGFAFHYSNPPDNRYKDMLISAQREAKKEKLGMWEACDYNKSKEEEDNTNEREKDSGPTDPNCIIKANISEKGYGKTYLIPGCDNYNSVKIDEKKGEAYFCTEKEAQKAGFRKATNCPASE
- a CDS encoding Fic family protein, translating into MKTYKLKSGKNEYWYASASIYIDKNKSIIKRKILGSTDVPGPDPKRLSDFIYNITTLEIKERTDYWTNKVVDKKLIKYVGIDKLEKLRAMFFRKKEDMGNIGDSALERAFMIDFIYNSNKIEGSKVPRENIAQIVAGDPGKKLKIDEVNNTINAIKFVDKSFNFSKASLIKLHSTLLKHEPKKLGLRKGRVIAGNMECLEWEKIEKALDDLFGWYIKNKDKYYPPELAFKFYYDYEKIHPFIDGNGRTGRLIMNKILKNNRYHPIIIWNINRMAQNNAFSKAAEGRMETFYSFMISQCLKTYRVYIKKIDNAFKLEELTKILLMPSEDD